In one window of Romboutsia hominis DNA:
- the nrdG gene encoding anaerobic ribonucleoside-triphosphate reductase activating protein, with translation MKIRIAAPITFDSIVDGPGLRMVIWTQGCIHNCEECHNPQTHSLRGGYEVDTKEIIDKLNKLKLQRGITLSGGEPFLQPEALEEIAKEAKDKNLDVWSYTGFKFEELLNDRNPNRFKNLNLLKYIDVLVDGKFENDKKDIFLKFRGSSNQRIIDVKKTLKEKKIILAEEYIERDLCEAK, from the coding sequence ATGAAAATAAGAATAGCAGCACCCATTACTTTTGATAGTATAGTTGATGGTCCAGGATTAAGGATGGTTATATGGACACAAGGGTGTATTCATAACTGTGAAGAATGTCATAATCCTCAAACACATAGTCTAAGAGGAGGCTATGAAGTAGACACAAAAGAAATAATTGATAAATTAAATAAATTAAAATTACAAAGAGGAATAACTCTCTCTGGAGGAGAACCATTTTTACAACCTGAGGCATTAGAAGAAATTGCTAAAGAAGCAAAAGACAAAAATTTAGATGTATGGAGTTACACAGGATTTAAATTTGAAGAACTTTTAAACGATAGGAATCCAAATAGATTTAAAAATCTAAACTTATTGAAATATATAGATGTTTTAGTAGATGGTAAATTTGAAAATGATAAAAAAGACATATTTTTAAAATTTAGAGGTTCTTCTAATCAAAGAATAATAGATGTAAAAAAAACATTAAAAGAAAAGAAAATAATATTAGCTGAAGAATATATCGAAAGAGATTTATGTGAAGCTAAATAA